A portion of the Calliphora vicina chromosome 5, idCalVici1.1, whole genome shotgun sequence genome contains these proteins:
- the LOC135961632 gene encoding uncharacterized protein LOC135961632 — MEEDKACPMYPVGGFIISGDPTPTAMVSGCGESNATATQASQVITPGQTSLHATGVARGQSGIPRLADCKKSKAIGGSDLSGEVPLDFSPSTSKAAKAQVVKAAKSPVSGASKGEATKSPLTDASHMPIVRSGLVKESSCPEDASPLANPGSETNPRHKNPARRAATTRRSAYRFVEALGSKKVEDLTKEQQASLSWAKAYIAGLKTAPPSAELPAGPKRQRSEEDTATKSQQPGPKRPKAAQRSLAKSFSEIVKDSLVRAVIDRSANDGSISQLNWDMVKQKLVGVFWKVLKENPGTPPQCDDAGWYQGHVKLMSCVDERSALLLKTAVASLGEVWPGSRLEVVSVSEIPRKPRSIAKIPAEPSSPEEILEILQCCNPQLPTQDWKVVKVTDAEGSSKKAIVVLNKDSLGPLRKAQGKVYYGFGTIILRVYRSDNKGDTSSGDVKPMLSEEGMDCNDATDPADTEDTNSVSELVGTFFERMDEVVDEDALLNSDQEDADVTIVKMEHGEGDPDKPSPL; from the coding sequence ATGGAAGAGGATAAGGCATGCCCCATGTACCCGGTCGGGGGCTTCATAATCTCCGGGGACCCTACTCCCACAGCGATGGTTTCGGGCTGTGGTGAGTCGAATGCTACTGCAACTCAGGCTAGTCAGGTGATCACACCGGGCCAGACTAGTCTGCATGCTACTGGTGTCGCAAGAGGTCAATCTGGCATACCCAGATTGGCTGATTGTAAAAAATCCAAGGCAATAGGTGGTAGTGACCTAAGCGGCGAGGTACCTCTGGACTTCTCTCCAAGTACCTCCAAAGCCGCGAAAGCCCAAGTCGTCAAGGCGGCTAAATCCCCTGTTTCGGGTGCCTCTAAGGGGGAAGCGACTAAGTCGCCCCTCACGGATGCTTCCCATATGCCAATTGTGCGCTCAGGTCTTGTGAAGGAATCCTCCTGTCCTGAAGACGCATCACCCCTGGCCAATCCCGGCTCTGAAACTAACCCCAGGCATAAAAACCCTGCTAGAAGGGCTGCTACCACCAGGCGTTCCGCTTACCGCTTTGTTGAGGCACTTGGCTCGAAAAAAGTCGAGGACCTCACTAAGGAGCAACAAGCTTCGCTTTCCTGGGCGAAAGCCTATATTGCTGGTCTCAAGACCGCTCCTCCTTCTGCTGAATTACCAGCGGGGCCTAAACGGCAACGTTCAGAGGAGGATACAGCGACCAAGAGCCAGCAACCGGGACCTAAACGTCCCAAAGCGGCACAAAGGTCGTTAGCTAAATCCTTTAGCGAGATTGTCAAAGACAGTCTTGTTAGGGCGGTTATCGACCGGAGTGCGAATGACGGATCCATATCTCAATTGAATTGGGATATGGTGAAGCAAAAACTGGTAGGGGTGTTTTGGAaagttctcaaagagaacccAGGCACTCCTCCACAATGCGATGACGCTGGTTGGTACCAGGGTCACGTAAAACTTATGTCTTGTGTAGATGAACGCTCAGCGTTGCTACTAAAGACTGCCGTCGCATCACTGGGTGAGGTTTGGCCGGGGTCTAGGCTTGAGGTGGTATCTGTGAGTGAGATACCCCGAAAGCCTAGATCCATAGCTAAAATACCAGCTGAGCCATCTAGCCCGGAGGAGATCTTGGAGATCCTTCAGTGCTGTAACCCACAGCTTCCAACTCAAGACTGGAAAGTTGTTAAGGTTACGGACGCTGAGGGCTCTTCAAAGAAAGCGATCGTTGTCCTGAATAAGGACTCTTTGGGGCCGCTAAGGAAGGCACAAGGGAAGGTCTACTATGGATTTGGTACGATCATCCTGCGTGTCTACCGTAGCGACAACAAAGGCGATACATCCTCAGGTGATGTAAAGCCCATGCTCTCGGAAGAGGGCATGGATTGCAATGACGCCACTGATCCAGCCGACACTGAAGATACCAACTCAGTCTCTGAACTAG